TCCTTACTGTCCTGCGCCGGTGCCGCGGGGCAGCCACGGCTGTTGCCAATTGTGGTGACCGCGCAGCAATGACTTCGCGGCTTCGGGGCCCCAGGAACCGCGGTCGTATTGATGGATTTCACCGGGGTTGTCCAGCACCGGCTGCACGATCCGCCAGGTCTGTTCGATGCTGTCTTCCCGGGCGAAAAGCTGGTGATCGCCGGTCAGCCCGGCGTACAGCAGCCGTTCATAGGGTCGGATCGGTTCACCGAGGTCCTCTGCGAACGACGAGTCGAGGTGAACGTCTCGCCATGAGCCGCCGACTTGGGCTGACAACTGCAGGCGCATCCCCGGATCGGGGTCGATGCGCAGCACCAGCTGGTTCGGCTCGGCCGGCCGCCGGTTGGGCAGGAAGCCCAACGCGGGAACCCGCCGCAGAAATAACCGAACCTCAGTGACCTTCTCCGGCAACGCTTTTCCGGCCCGCACGAAGATCGGCACCCCCGCCCAGCGCCAGTTGTCAATCTCGGTCCGCAACGCGATAAAGGTCTCGGTTGCTGAATCGCCGGCCACCCCGGCAACGTCGGTATAGCCGCGGTACTGACCACGCACGCACCGCGTCGGATCCAGCGGCGACATCGCGCGGAAAACCTCGGCCTTCTTGTCGTTCAGGTCATCGGCGCTGGGACCGACCGGGGGGTCCATCGCCACCAGCGCCAGCACCTGCAGCAAATGGTTTTGCACGACGTCACGCACGGCGCCCACCGCGTCGTAGAATCTGCCGCGGTCCTCGACACCAAAGTCCTCGGCCATGGTGATGTGGATCTCCGAAACGCTGTTGCGGTCCCACAACTCGGCGAGCGCCTGATTGGCGAAGCGCAGGTATTCGAGCTCGACGACGGGCTGCTTGCCCAAAAAGTGGTCCACGCGCAGGATCTGGTCTTCGGCAAGCACCGCACGCAACCGGGCATTGAGTTCGCACGCCGACGCCAGATCGTGGCCGAAGGGTTTCTCCACCGCGACCCGGGCGCGGTCCAGCAGGCCGGTTCTCGAGAGGTTCTCGACGATGGGCGCGAACAGCGCCGGCGGCATTTCCAGGTAGTACAA
The nucleotide sequence above comes from Mycobacterium decipiens. Encoded proteins:
- a CDS encoding glucose-6-phosphate dehydrogenase, giving the protein MADGGGSASDLLVIFGITGDLARKMTFRALYRLERRELLACPILGVASDDMSVEQLVERARESIGGCGEKIDDAVFDRLAGRLSYLSGDVTKAELYATLAERIGSGHRPLYYLEMPPALFAPIVENLSRTGLLDRARVAVEKPFGHDLASACELNARLRAVLAEDQILRVDHFLGKQPVVELEYLRFANQALAELWDRNSVSEIHITMAEDFGVEDRGRFYDAVGAVRDVVQNHLLQVLALVAMDPPVGPSADDLNDKKAEVFRAMSPLDPTRCVRGQYRGYTDVAGVAGDSATETFIALRTEIDNWRWAGVPIFVRAGKALPEKVTEVRLFLRRVPALGFLPNRRPAEPNQLVLRIDPDPGMRLQLSAQVGGSWRDVHLDSSFAEDLGEPIRPYERLLYAGLTGDHQLFAREDSIEQTWRIVQPVLDNPGEIHQYDRGSWGPEAAKSLLRGHHNWQQPWLPRGTGAGQ